One genomic segment of Ricinus communis isolate WT05 ecotype wild-type chromosome 5, ASM1957865v1, whole genome shotgun sequence includes these proteins:
- the LOC8284012 gene encoding two-pore potassium channel 3: MENDPLLPYHSPRKRTPPQLPPILCPLPEDDEVSLPLSISPSELKERLIFGPSPSPNDSTPVFEALTHSLNSPRPSCSNQEFNFHDSPRHHQQPQSWLIDPNYSWTKTNLHRSKTAPAMAVINDSLNSSHIPKPQFGSQSIVRQAFVLLILYLSFGVVIYWLNRGNFLANETHPVVDAFYFCIVTMCTIGYGDITPNSTSTKLFSILFVLVGFGFIDILLSGMVSYMLDLQENYLLRNAKRGGDKEAAGSVIFDVKKGRMRIRMKVALALGVVVLCIGVGCGVMHFLENLGWLDSFYLSVMSVTTVGYGDKAFTSLPGRIFASIWLLVSTLAVARAFLYLAEARVDKRHRRMAKWVLGQHMTVSEFLAADIDQNGFVSKSEYVIYKLKEMGKVSEKDVLQICQTFDRIDAGNCGKITLADLMETHQ; this comes from the exons ATGGAGAACGATCCATTACTTCCATATCATAGTCCACGGAAAAGAACACCACCGCAATTGCCACCCATTTTATGCCCTTTGCCAGAAGATGATGAAGTATCTCTGCCTCTATCTATAAGTCCGTCTGAGCTTAAAGAACGTCTTATTTTTGGCCCTTCACCTTCTCCTAATGATTCTACTCCCGTTTTTGAAGCTTTAACACACTCTCTCAATTCCCCAAGACCTTCATGTTCTAATCAAGAATTCAATTTTCATGACTCACCCCGTCATCATCAGCAGCCGCAGTCTTGGTTAATTGACCCCAATTACTCATGGACCAAGACCAATTTGCATAGATCCAAAACGGCACCAGCTATGGCTGTCATTAATGATAGTCTTAATTCTTCTCATATACCCAAGCCTCAATTCGGTAGTCAATCAATAGTTCGTCAAGCTTTTGTTctattgatattatatttgtcTTTTGGTGTGGTAATTTATTGGCTAAATCGTGGTAATTTTCTCGCAAATGAAACACATCCGGTTGTTGATGCATTCTATTTCTGTATTGTAACAATGTGCACTATTGGATATGGGGATATAACCCCGAATAGCACTTCCACCaaattgttttctattttgtttgtctTGGTTGGGTTTGGATTCATTGATATTTTGCTTTCTGGGATGGTTAGTTATATGCTTGATTTGCAAGAGAATTATTTGTTGAGGAATGCTAAGAGAGGAGGTGATAAGGAAGCTGCTGGTTCTGTTATATTTGATGTGAAGAAAGGGAGAATGCGGATAAGGATGAAGGTGGCATTGGCATTAGGTGTAGTGGTTCTGTGTATTGGAGTCGGCTGTGGTGTTATGCATTTTTTGGAGAATCTTGGATGGTTGGATTCTTTTTATCTATCTGTTATGTCGGTTACAACTGTTGGCTATGGTGATAAAGCGTTCACTTCATTGCCAGGCCGCATCTTTGCCTCAATTTGGTTGCTTGTTTCAACGTTGGCAGTGGCTCGagcatttttatatttggcTGAAGCAAGAGTGGATAAGCGGCATAGGAGGATGGCAAAGTGGGTGCTTGGTCAACATATGACTGTTTCTGAGTTTCTTGCTGCAGATATTGATCAAAATGGCTTTGTAAG TAAATCAGAATATGTGATATACAAGCTCAAGGAGATGGGAAAGGTTTCAGAGAAAGATGTTCTGCAGATATGTCAGACTTTTGATAGGATAGACGCTGGCAACTGTGGGAAGATAACCCTTGCTGATCTGATGGAAACGCACCAATGA